From the genome of Hydrogenobacter hydrogenophilus:
AGAGGCTTTATTTGCAGTATCCTGTCAAGGCAGTCCAGCCATGTTTTTGAGTTTCCAGAACCCAAAAAAGGCACTCTTCCACCAAAAACCAGATCCCCAGCAAAAAGTATTCTTCTTGAAGGCATGTACATAACTATGTCTCCGTTAGTGTGAGCTTTGCACCAGTGATGTATTTCAAAACTCTCATCACCTAGGTGTATAGTTAAGGATTCAGAAGTGGTTATGTCTGGTTTTATTAGCTTAGTTCCTTCCATGTGTTTTCCAAGCAACTGCTTTCTTGCTTTGAGCATGTTTTGACTTTCTTCACTAGACAGATACTGATAAGACCAAGGGTGTGCTATAACTGTAGCTCCTACCTCTTTAAAAGCACCAAGTCCGTAAAAATGGTCTGTGTGATAGTGGGATATCACTACATACTTTATGGGCTTTTTGGTAATACTCCTTATGGTTTCCAAAAGCTCTTTTCCAAGTTTATAAGTGCTTAGAGCATCAAAGACAATTACAGCATCTTTTGTTATCACAAAGTAAGCGTTGGATATAAAACCTCTGTTTTTATTATTCACCTGCTCGTAAGTGCCAAAAACACCATAGATATCTCTATCTATTTCTTGGATAGTTTCCTTTACATGCTTTGGGTAATATGGGAAAGCAGGATAGAGAAACAAAAGCAATAAGAGAAGGAGGTGCATATCACTCTCCTTTCACTTCTTTTATTGCGGATTTTATGTCCCTGTCAGCTTTTTCAAATACTTCTACTGCATCTTTATGCAGATGTTTTCTGTACAGTTCTATCAAGGTTTGTATGTTTATATATCCTATACCAACACTTCCATCGGGCTTTTCGTAGAGATAGATCCTGCACGGTGCTAAAGTTCCAAAATGAGGAAACTCTCTTAGGATCTTCTCGCCATAGGTTAAGTTGCACGCAAGCATAAAAGAGTATTTGGGGCTTTCTTTTCTTACATCTTCTACCGCAAGTATGTTCATATTAACTCCGTCCAAAGAACTTTTAAGAAGCGTTTTCACATCGTCAAAATTCATACCTTTTATACTGTATGAGGTTTCAAAGGAAGCGTTTTTTAACTCTCTCATCATCTTTTTCAAATAACCCTTGCTGAACTTTCTTCTCTCTGGTTTTGCTATGCTTGAAATAACACGTCTGAGTTCTGAGTAAGTTCTGCTTATGAACTTTTTGTCCTCTTTTGAGATCTCCTTAGAGAAGGCTAAAAGGTAAGGCTTTTCGTTCACTATGGTTATGGACACGCTACCATCTTTGTTTTCGTATATGGCAACAGAGCAAGGGATAAGGTTGCTCATAAAGGGTGATCTCAAAAGTAGGTCTTCTTTTTCTTTTTTATCACAGGCAAGCAGGACTGTGTAGTTTGGAAAATCCTTTACACCTCTTGCCTTTATAGCTTCAGATATGGTAAGGGTGCGCAGAAGCTTAAGGTCTTTACCGTTTAACTCCTGCTTTAGCTCCTCCACAACCTCATTAAAGTTTGCATCTCTTACTTTGTAGGTGTAGAACATTAGACTGGTTATGTCTGCACCTAAGGATAAAAGGGGGAAAAGGAAAAGAATAAAGAGAAGCTTTTTCATGCTCTTGTCCTCCTGACCATACCTTTTCCGAAGGCTTCCAATGGGGGTGTGTACTTGGCATCAAGCACCTTCACATTTGGTGTTGGGTCTACATATATGTGCTTTTTCTTTCTTACATAGTCTATTACTATATCATAAACGGGCACAGGTTTGGCATCTGGCACTAAGCTTTCTGGTGGTGGTGTGGGTCCTCCGTAAACAGCTACAAGATACTCTTTCTTGGGATCAAGTTCCTTACCTTTTACCCAAGCTCTTTTGATCCTCTGCCCCTGCTTTGCTCCTATTTCTATCTCGTATTCCACATTGTAGAGCCTTGACATATCACCACCTTGCTGATAGAAGGGATCAGGATTGAACACGTTGTCCGCTACATCTTCCCAAACAGCTTTTAGTTGCTCACCCGTTCTCTTCATAACGTAAACATTGGGATATGTTATGGCGGTAAAGTCATAAATGTGATCCACTGTTATTTTTTGTCCTGGCAGGATAGTTGTTCCCCATCTGTAGCCTGGTGATGTTACTATATCCACACCGTGATAGTAGTCCGCTATAGCCATACCTGCAAGTCTGTCAAAGGTGCTAAAGAAGGTATCCCTTTTGTATATTAAAACTTCAGCAACACCTATCTCCTCTTTGAGCTTATCTTCGTAGGGCTTGTACCATTTGTCTATGAGCTCTTTGGCTCCTTTGTCCGCAGGTATGAGGTTGCTTGCCACAGGTATGAGTTTGAACCTGTAGTCTCTTATCTTTCCGTTCTTTATGTCAAGGTCCAGTCTTCCCACATACTTACCGTGAGAGCCAGCAATTACTATCATGGTGTTTCCAACAAAATAGGGCTTGGGGGTCACATCGTGAGTGTGTCCTGAGATGATGATGTCTATACCCTTTACTCTTTTTGCTAAGGCTATGTCCAAGGGTAAGCCGTCGTGAGAGAGTAAAATAACCGCATCTACTTTGTGCTTGTTTCTTAGCTCATCTACGAACTTTTGCATCTGCTCTTCTCTTACGCCAAAGCTCCATCCTTCAACAAACTCTCTTGGATTGGCTATGGGTGTAAAGGGGAAGGAGTTTCCAATGATTCCGAGTTTTACACCACCAACTTCTCTTATGGAGTAAGGTTTAAATATGAGGTCTCCAAAATCAGCATCTACTACATTTTGTGATATGAACTCTGCTTTGAGCTCCTTTAGTCTCTGAAGGAACTTCTCCTTTCCAAGGGTAAAGTCCCAGTGAGCTACCATAAGGTCATATCCCGTATAGTTCATCCAGTCCACCACCGCTTTACCTTCCGTGAAGAGTCCTATGGCTGTAGTGACCCATGTATCTCCACCATCAAGGACGAGCACTTTGTCCTTTCCTCTTTCATTCACTATGGATTTTATGATCCAAGTTATGTGCTCTCCTCCTCCCATCTTACCAAACTTTTCTGCGAGCTTTGGGAAGTTTACACAGCTTGCAAAGTATGCCTCAAGGGTGTCAGGTTTTATCCTATACATTTTCAAAAAGTCTTTGCCTGCAACGTATCCTGGAATGCCTTCAAGTCCCTTTGGTGGAACAAGATTCACAGGTTCAGAGAAGTAAAGGGGTCTAAGATGAGCATGAAGGTCCGTGGTAAATACTAAGGTCACATTACCAAGACTCTTAAAGGACATAAGGTCCTCAGCTTTCATCTTGGCAAGCGCAGACACTGGGTCTGCGCTCAGGTATGCTCCAGTTATTATGGCAAGTTCTAAAAAGTCCCTTCTTGTGAGTTGCATCAGTCTCCTCCTACTTGTTCACTGGGGATTCAGGGCTGTGAAGGTATGCTACTATATCCGCTATTTCCTCTGGGGTTAGTATACCGTGCACTCCCGCTCTGTACATTATACTGCAAGGTACATAAGCCCACGAGTTGTATATCTTTTCGTAGGTATATTTCACATCATTTTGACGCTTACCATAGTGCCTAAGTATGGGTCCTATGTTCCCACAGGCGAGTTCTTTGGGGTCCGCACAGTGGCAGGCATAACAGTTGCCCTTTCTTGGGTTTGCAAAGAGTTGTTCTCCCTTTTTCCAGTCCCCCACCAGCTTACCGTTTGGAGGATATTTGATAAGCTTCTTTTGTTCTTCAAGAAACTTGGCAACCATATCTGCAGGAACAGTTCCTTCTGGGTTAGAACAGAGCTTTTGAGCAGTGTCTTGCTTTGTATCCTCTTCAAAGGTAGGCTTTTTTTCCTCAGCCTTTGCTTGAGGGGGAGGTTTTGGCGCTTCCACAGGCTTGGGTTTTTCTTGCTGTGTTGGTGCGCAGGCAAAGAGAACCACACTTGACAGAAGAATAAAATGTCTCTTCATATCCTTTCCCTCCTCACCTTACAAATCCTGGTGTTTCTATGACACCACCGTTGGACTCATAAGCCATATAAAGGCTAAGGGCTATGTTAGTCCAATGGAAGTGGGGTGGTGGGGTCACTCTGATCTGACTATAGCACCCTCTTATCCTATCCTCCATAGTCCAAAGCTGGTCGTTGGAAAATCTGTAGGCAGGCCAGTGTGTTGCTACTTTGTCTTGCTTGACTCTTGCGAGGGTTTGGAGTCTTATCCTCTGACCTCCGTAGGTATCATGACAGATGGCGCAGGAGAAGTCCATTTTGCCAACTCGTGCATACCATAACTCTTTACCTTTTTGGTACATTTCCTTTTCCTTGGGATGTTCAAGCTTTACATCCATCTTCATGCCGTTGGAGAGGGTTGCTACAAAGGTGGCAATGCTCTTGAAGTTAATGTCGTGCTTTACATCTTTGACACCCATATACTTTTCCATACAGTACTTTATCCTTGTGTCAAGGTCTGCAACCGCATCCATGTCTTTGTAATACCTTGGCATGTGTGCGTATGCTCCCTTTAGGTATCTACCATCCTGACCGTGACAGCTTGAACACGACTTACCAGCAGAACCCATGGGCTTGTTAAATAGGTCTCTTCCTTGCTCTGCATAAACATCTCCGGGGAGTATACCCGTTTCCCTAAGAAGCATCTCCTTCTGCTTTTTGACTTCTTGTGCGGGGTCTTCCTGTTGTGCAAGAGCGTAAAAAACAACGCCTCCCGCTGTCCCTATCAATAGGGGTAATAACCACAACCTCCTCATACCTTTTCCTCCTTATTAAACCACGCTTATCTCTGCTGTCTTTTCCCATTTTCCTCCTTTGTTGTCCTCGTAGGAGATTTTGACTATACC
Proteins encoded in this window:
- a CDS encoding MBL fold metallo-hydrolase — translated: MHLLLLLLLFLYPAFPYYPKHVKETIQEIDRDIYGVFGTYEQVNNKNRGFISNAYFVITKDAVIVFDALSTYKLGKELLETIRSITKKPIKYVVISHYHTDHFYGLGAFKEVGATVIAHPWSYQYLSSEESQNMLKARKQLLGKHMEGTKLIKPDITTSESLTIHLGDESFEIHHWCKAHTNGDIVMYMPSRRILFAGDLVFGGRVPFLGSGNSKTWLDCLDRILQIKPLLLLPGHGPYLKGEEAIQKQVLWTMRYIQDIRSVVKKLYEQGLNIQEVRDKANEEMLKLNPEYAQVGAFFDVNPVNAYYIYFEIEREMLEAPQN
- a CDS encoding DUF302 domain-containing protein, producing MKKLLFILFLFPLLSLGADITSLMFYTYKVRDANFNEVVEELKQELNGKDLKLLRTLTISEAIKARGVKDFPNYTVLLACDKKEKEDLLLRSPFMSNLIPCSVAIYENKDGSVSITIVNEKPYLLAFSKEISKEDKKFISRTYSELRRVISSIAKPERRKFSKGYLKKMMRELKNASFETSYSIKGMNFDDVKTLLKSSLDGVNMNILAVEDVRKESPKYSFMLACNLTYGEKILREFPHFGTLAPCRIYLYEKPDGSVGIGYINIQTLIELYRKHLHKDAVEVFEKADRDIKSAIKEVKGE
- the soxB gene encoding thiosulfohydrolase SoxB, with protein sequence MQLTRRDFLELAIITGAYLSADPVSALAKMKAEDLMSFKSLGNVTLVFTTDLHAHLRPLYFSEPVNLVPPKGLEGIPGYVAGKDFLKMYRIKPDTLEAYFASCVNFPKLAEKFGKMGGGEHITWIIKSIVNERGKDKVLVLDGGDTWVTTAIGLFTEGKAVVDWMNYTGYDLMVAHWDFTLGKEKFLQRLKELKAEFISQNVVDADFGDLIFKPYSIREVGGVKLGIIGNSFPFTPIANPREFVEGWSFGVREEQMQKFVDELRNKHKVDAVILLSHDGLPLDIALAKRVKGIDIIISGHTHDVTPKPYFVGNTMIVIAGSHGKYVGRLDLDIKNGKIRDYRFKLIPVASNLIPADKGAKELIDKWYKPYEDKLKEEIGVAEVLIYKRDTFFSTFDRLAGMAIADYYHGVDIVTSPGYRWGTTILPGQKITVDHIYDFTAITYPNVYVMKRTGEQLKAVWEDVADNVFNPDPFYQQGGDMSRLYNVEYEIEIGAKQGQRIKRAWVKGKELDPKKEYLVAVYGGPTPPPESLVPDAKPVPVYDIVIDYVRKKKHIYVDPTPNVKVLDAKYTPPLEAFGKGMVRRTRA
- the soxX gene encoding sulfur oxidation c-type cytochrome SoxX is translated as MKRHFILLSSVVLFACAPTQQEKPKPVEAPKPPPQAKAEEKKPTFEEDTKQDTAQKLCSNPEGTVPADMVAKFLEEQKKLIKYPPNGKLVGDWKKGEQLFANPRKGNCYACHCADPKELACGNIGPILRHYGKRQNDVKYTYEKIYNSWAYVPCSIMYRAGVHGILTPEEIADIVAYLHSPESPVNK
- the soxA gene encoding sulfur oxidation c-type cytochrome SoxA, which gives rise to MRRLWLLPLLIGTAGGVVFYALAQQEDPAQEVKKQKEMLLRETGILPGDVYAEQGRDLFNKPMGSAGKSCSSCHGQDGRYLKGAYAHMPRYYKDMDAVADLDTRIKYCMEKYMGVKDVKHDINFKSIATFVATLSNGMKMDVKLEHPKEKEMYQKGKELWYARVGKMDFSCAICHDTYGGQRIRLQTLARVKQDKVATHWPAYRFSNDQLWTMEDRIRGCYSQIRVTPPPHFHWTNIALSLYMAYESNGGVIETPGFVR